Proteins encoded in a region of the Bubalus bubalis isolate 160015118507 breed Murrah chromosome 9, NDDB_SH_1, whole genome shotgun sequence genome:
- the MED16 gene encoding mediator of RNA polymerase II transcription subunit 16: protein MDLAYICEWEKWPKSTHCPSGPLACTWSCRNLIAFTTDLRSDDQDLTRMIHILDTEHPWDVHSIRSEHSEAITCLEWDQSGSRLLSADADGQIKCWSMADHLANSWESPVGSVVEGDPIVALSWLHNGVKLALHVEKSGASSFGEKFSRVKFSPSLTLFGGKPMEGWIAVTVSGLVTVSLLKPSGQVLTSTESLCRLRGRVALADIAFTGGGNIVVATADGSSASPVQLYKVCVSVVNEKCRIDTELLPSLFMRCTTDLSRRDRLPAITHLKFLARDMSEQVLLCASSQTSSVVECWSLRKEGLPVNNIFQQLSPAVGDKQPTILKWRILSATNDLDRVSAVALPKLPISLTNTDLKVASDTQFYPGLGLALAFHDGSVHIVHRLSLQTMAIFYSSAAPRPVDEPALKRPRTTGPAVHFKAMQLSWTSLALVGIDNHGRLSMLRISPSMGHSLDVGLALRHLLFLLEYCMVTGYDWWDILLHVQPGMVQSLVEKLHEEYTRQKAELQQVLSTRILAMKASLCKLSPCTVTRVCDYHAKLFLIAISSTLKSLLRPHVLNTPDKSPGDRLTEICAKITDVDIDKVMINLKTEEFVLDMNTLQALQQLLQWVGDFVLYLLASLPNQGSPLRPGHSFLRDGTSLGMLRELMVVIRIWGLLKPSCLPVYTATSDTQDSMSLLFRLLTKLWICCRDEGPTSEPDEALVDECCLLPSQLLIPSLDWLPVSDGLVSRLQPKQPLRLHFGKAPALPGSSSGLQLDGLIRAPGQPKMDHLRRLHLGAYPTEACKACTRCGCVTMLKSPNKTTAVKQWEQRWIKNCLCGGLWWRMPLSYP, encoded by the exons ATGGACCTGGCTTACATCTGTGAGTGGGAGAAATGGCCCAAGAGCACCCACTGCCCGTCGGGTCCCCTGGCCTGCACCTGGTCCTGCCGCAACCTCATCGCCTTCACCACGGACCTGCGCAGTGATGACCAGG ACCTGACCCGCATGATCCATATCCTGGACACTGAGCATCCCTGGGACGTGCACTCCATCCGCTCAGAGCACAGTGAGGCCATCACCTGCTTGGAGTGGGACCAGTCCG GCTCTCGTCTGCTGTCAGCTGATGCCGATGGGCAGATCAAGTGCTGGAGCATGGCTGACCACCTGGCCAACAGCTGGGAGAGCCCCGTGGGCAGCGTGGTGGAAGGGGACCCCATCGTGGCCTTGTCCTGGCTGCACAACGGTGTGAAACTGGCCCTGCACGTGGAAAAG TCTGGTGCCTCCAGCTTTGGGGAAAAGTTCTCCCGCGTCAAGTTCTCACCATCGCTCACACTGTTCGGGGGCAAGCCCATGGAGGGCTGGATCGCTGTCACGGTCAGCGGCCTGGTCACTGTGTCCCTGCTCAAGCCCAGCGGACAGGTGCTCACCTCGACTGAGAGCCTGTGCCGGCTGCGCGGCCGCGTGGCTCTGGCCGACATCGCCTTCACAGGTGGCGGCAACATCGTGGTGGCCACAGCGGATGGCAGCAGCGCATCACCGGTGCAGCTGTACAAGGTGTGCGTGAGCGTGGTCAATGAGAAGTGCCGCATTGACACCGAGCTCCTGCCCTCGCTCTTCATGCGCTGCACCACCGACCTCAGCCGCCGCGACCGGCTGCCCGCCATCACCCACCTGAAGTTCCTGGCCCGCGACATGTCGGAGCAG GTACTGCTGTGTGCATCCAGCCAGACGAGCAGTGTGGTGGAGTGTTGGTCACTGCGCAAGGAGGGACTTCCTGTGAACAATATCTTCCAGCAGCTCTCTCCGGCTG TTGGTGACAAACAACCCACAATTCTCAAATGGCGGATTCTGTCAGCCACCAATGACCTGGACCGTGTGTCTGCTGTGGCACTGCCCAAGCTGCCCATCTCACTCACCAACACTGACCTGAAGGTGGCCAGTGACACCCAGTTCTACCCCGGCCTCG GGCTGGCCCTGGCCTTCCATGACGGCAGTGTCCACATCGTGCACCGGCTCTCACTGCAGACCATGGCCATCTTCTACAGCTCTGCCGCCCCGCGCCCTGTAGACGAGCCAGCTCTCAAGCGCCCCCGGACCACAGGCCCCGCCGTCCACTTCAAGGCCATGCAACTCTCCTGGACCTCCCTGGCCCTCGTGGGCATTGACAACCACGGCAGG cTGAGCATGTTGCGCATCTCGCCATCCATGGGCCACTCGCTGGACGTGGGGTTGGCCCTGCGGCACCTGCTTTTCCTGCTGGAGTACTGCATGGTGACTGGCTATGACTGGTGGGACATCCTGCTGCACGTgcagcctggcatggtgcagagCCTGGTGGAGAAGCTGCATGAGGAGTACACACGCCAGAAGGCCGAGCTGCAGCAG GTCCTGTCCACCCGGATCCTGGCCATGAAGGCCTCGCTGTGCAAGCTGTCGCCCTGCACGGTGACTCGCGTGTGCGACTACCACGCAAAGCTTTTCCTCATCGCCATCAGCTCCACGCTGAAGTCGCTGCTGCGCCCACACGTGCTCAACACACCCGACAAAAGTCCTGGCGACCGGCTGACCGAAATCTGTGCCAAGATCACAGACGTCG ACATTGACAAGGTCATGATCAACCTCAAGACGGAGGAGTTCGTTCTGGACATGAACACGCTCCAGGCACTGCAGCAGCTCCTGCAGTGGGTGGGCGACTTTGTGCTGTACCTGCTGGCCAGTCTGCCCAACCAG GGCTCCCCGCTGCGACCAGGCCACAGCTTCCTGCGGGATGGCACGTCGCTGGGCATGCTGCGAGAGCTGATGGTTGTCATCCGCATCTGGGGCCTGCTGAAACCTAGCTGCCTGCCTGTGTACACGGCTACCTCAGACACTCAGGACAGCATGTCCCTGCTCTTTCGCCTGCTCACCAAGCTCTGGATCTGCT GTCGTGACGAGGGTCCCACAAGTGAGCCAGACGAGGCGCTGGTGGATGAGTGCTGCCTACTGCCCAGCCAGCTGCTCATCCCCAGCCTGGACTGGCTGCCTGTGAGTGACGGACTGGTCAGCCGCCTGCAGCCCAAGCAGCCCCTGCGCCTGCACTTTGGCAAGGCCCCTGCTCTTCCTGGTAGCTCCAGTGGTCTGCAGCTGGACGGCCTCATCAG GGCGCCGGGCCAGCCCAAGATGGACCACCTGCGGAGGCTGCACCTGGGCGCCTACCCCACGGAGGCCTGCAAGGCATGTACCAG GTGCGGCTGCGTCACCATGCTCAAGTCGCCCAACAAGACCACTGCTGTCAAACAGTGGGAGCAGCGCTGGATTAAGAACTGCCTGTGTGGGGGGCTCTGGTGGCGCATGCCCCTCAGCTACCCCTGA
- the CFD gene encoding complement factor D produces MADRSLHLVVLILLGTALCAAQPRGRILRGQEAPSHSRPYMASVQVNGKHVCGGFLIAEQWVMSAAHCLEDVADGKVQVLLGAHSLSQPEPSKRLYDVLRVVPHPGSRPETIDHDLLLLQLSEKAVLGPAVQLLPWQREDRDVAAGTLCDVAGWGVISYTGRKPDRLQHLLLPVLDRATCNLRTYHDGTITERMMCAESNRQDTCKGDSGGPLVCGSVAEGVVTSGSRICGNRKKPGIYTRLASYVTWIDGVMAEGAAA; encoded by the exons ATGGCAGACAGATCCCTGCACCTGGTGGTTCTGATCCTCCTCGGGACAGCCCTGTGTG CGGCACAGCCCCGTGGCCGGATCCTGCGTGGCCAGGAGGCTCCATCCCACTCCCGGCCCTACATGGCATCCGTGCAGGTGAACGGCAAGCACGTGTGCGGAGGCTTCCTGATAGCAGAGCAGTGGGTGATGAGCGCAGCGCACTGCCTGGAGGACGT GGCCGATGGGAAGGTGCAGGTCCTCCTGGGCGCGCACTCACTGTCGCAGCCGGAGCCCTCCAAGCGCCTGTACGACGTGCTCCGCGTAGTGCCCCACCCGGGCAGCCGGCCAGAGACCATAGACCACGACCTACTCCTGCTGCAG CTCTCTGAGAAAGCCGTGCTGGGCCCTGCCGTGCAGCTCCTGCCATGGCAGCGCGAAGACCGCGACGTGGCTGCGGGCACTCTCTGCGACGTGGCGGGCTGGGGCGTGATCAGCTACACCGGCCGAAAACCCGACCGCCTGCAGCACCTACTCCTGCCGGTGCTCGACCGCGCCACCTGCAACCTGCGAACGTATCACGACGGCACCATCACTGAGCGAATGATGTGTGCGGAGAGCAACCGCCAGGACACTTGCAAG GGCGACTCCGGAGGCCCGCTGGTGTGCGGCAGCGTGGCCGAGGGTGTGGTCACCTCGGGTTCACGGATCTGCGGCAACCGCAAGAAGCCCGGTATCTACACGCGCTTGGCGAGCTACGTGACCTGGATCGACGGCGTCATGGCTGAGGGCGCAGCCGCCTGA
- the ELANE gene encoding neutrophil elastase yields MTQSCRHFSPALAPILLALLLGGPALASEIVGGRAARPHAWPFIASLQLRGGHFCGATLIARNFVLSAAHCLNGLNFRSVRVVLGAHNLRRQERTRQMFRVRRVFENGFDPLSLQNDVVVLQLNRMATLNANVQVARLPAQDQGVGEGVQCVAMGWGRLGTNRPPPQILQQLNVTVVTGLCRPTNVCTLVSRRRAGICFGDSGGPLVCNGLVHGIDSFIRGGCGSGVFPDSFASVAKFANWINSIIRRYSDDDGPSLRPRDPTGRTR; encoded by the exons ATGACCCAAAGCTGCAGACACTtcagccctgccctggcccccaTCCTGCTGGCCCTGCTGCTGGGTG GCCCCGCGCTGGCCTCGGAGATCGTGGGGGGCCGGGCAGCCCGGCCGCACGCCTGGCCCTTCATAGCTTCGCTGCAGCTGCGCGGAGGCCACTTCTGCGGCGCCACCCTCATCGCGCGCAACTTCGTGCTGTCGGCAGCGCATTGTCTGAACGGCCT GAACTTTCGATCGGTGCGCGTGGTGCTGGGGGCGCATAACCTGCGGCGGCAGGAGCGAACCCGGCAGATGTTCAGGGTCCGGAGGGTCTTTGAAAACGGCTTCGACCCCTTGAGCCTGCAGAACGACGTCGTGGTTCTCCAG CTCAACAGGATGGCCACCCTCAACGCCAACGTGCAGGTGGCCCGGTTGCCTGCCCAGGACCAGGGCGTGGGCGAAGGTGTGCAGTGCGTGGCCATGGGCTGGGGCCGTCTGGGCACGAACCGGCCACCACCCCAAATCCTGCAGCAGCTCAACGTGACCGTGGTGACTGGCCTCTGCCGCCCCACCAATGTATGCACCCTGGTGTCACGCCGGCGTGCTGGCATCTGCTTT GGGGACTCTGGCGGGCCCCTGGTCTGCAACGGGCTGGTCCATGGGATCGATTCCTTCATCCGTGGGGGTTGCGGctctggggtcttcccagactCCTTTGCCTCTGTCGCCAAGTTTGCCAACTGGATCAACTCCATCATCCGGCGCTACAGTGACGACGATGGCCCCTCTCTCCgccccagggaccccacaggCAGGACCCGCTAG